One Channa argus isolate prfri chromosome 15, Channa argus male v1.0, whole genome shotgun sequence DNA segment encodes these proteins:
- the LOC137100370 gene encoding prostasin-like: MRSNGLSVMVFYKVICVAALLTLLTQVSHSQLSVCGQAPLNTKIVGGQVASSGSWPWQVSLQTSGSHFCGGSLINDQWVLTAAHCFQSISAKTVTAYLGLQTQSGRNPNSVSRSLIKAIIHPNYNPTTNNNDMCLLQLSSTVSFNSYIRPICLAASGSTFFNGTDSWVTGWGTLSSGATSISENLMEVEIPVVGNRQCNCNYGVGSITSNMLCAGLSAGGKDSCQGDSGGPMVSKQNGRWIQSGVVSFGNGCAEPNFPGIYARVSQYQSWINSVITSNQPGFITFTSPGTDGDLSVTCPGLPPPPVACGQAPMNTRILGGNSTTAGTWPWMASLQVNGSHVCGGTLVAVDFVLSNANCFLSSPVPSQWTVVLGRLKQNGSNPNEVRLNVTNITLSNLTGPNVAVLHLASMPPLSNYIQPICLDNGQTFTLGSTCWAAGWSSGRGGVEEVLQEFQTTVVDCGNTSTSNSICTGFISLDEGDSGGPMICKVGSAWFQAAVLTTSSSNSTSQTRGSDVSVFVKLSVYDKFLLGVLGTFLSPTSSGDTTTAANTGEIPAHPYFFFLHLLASIICLHFLL, translated from the exons ATGCGATCTAATGGACTTTCAGTCATGGTTTTCTACAAGGTGATCTGTGTGGCAGCTCTGCTGACTCTTCTTACACAAG tgtctcACTCACAACTCAGTG TGTGTGGTCAAGCTCCTCTCAACACAAAGATTGTTGGAGGACAGGTGGCCTCTTCAGGCAGCTGGCCCTGGCAGGTCAGTCTACAAACATCTGGGAGCCACTTCTGTGGAGGATCCCTCATCAATGATCAGTGGGTGCTGACTGCTGCTCACTGCTTCCAAAG TATCAGCGCAAAGACTGTGACTGCGTACCTGGGTCTCCAAACTCAAAGTGGACGCAACCCAAATTCGGTGTCTCGGTCATTAATAAAGGCCATTATTCATCCCAACTACAACCCCACAACTAATAACAATGACATGTGCCTCCTGCAACTCTCCTCAACGGTGAGTTTCAACAGCTACATCAGGCCCATCTGTCTGGCAGCATCAGGCAGCACTTTCTTCAATGGAACTGACTCCTGGGTCACTGGATGGGGCACCCTTTCAAGTGGAG ctACCAGTATTTCAGAGAATCTAATGGAGGTGGAGATACCAGTTGTGGGGAACAGACAGTGTAACTGTAACTATGGAGTCGGCTCAATCACAAGCAACATGCTGTGTGCTGGTCTAAGTGCAGGAGGAAAAGACTCCTGTCAG GGGGATTCTGGTGGTCCCATGGTGAGCAAGCAGAATGGTCGCTGGATCCAGAGTGGAGTTGTGAGTTTTGGAAATGGCTGTGCTGAACCCAATTTCCCAGGGATCTACGCCAGAGTGTCTCAGTATCAGTCCTGGATCAACAGTGTGATCACCAGTAACCAGCCGGGATTCATCACCTTCACATCACCTGGGACTGATGGTGACCTCAGTGTCACCTGCCCAGGCCTACCACCTCCAC CTGTGGCCTGTGGCCAGGCCCCAATGAATACTCGTATTCTGGGAGGAAACTCGACGACAGCTGGCACATGGCCATGGATGGCCAGTCTACAGGTGAATGGAAGCCATGTATGTGGTGGGACTCTGGTGGCTGTGGACTTTGTGCTGAGCAATGCCAACTGCTTCTTAAG TTCACCTGTTCCCTCTCAATGGACTGTGGTGCTGGGTCGTTTGAAACAGAATGGCTCCAACCCCAATGAGGTGAGACTGAATGTGACAAATATCACTCTGAGCAACCTGACTGGGCCCAATGTTGCAGTGCTGCATCTGGCATCCATGCCCCCCCTGTCCAACTACATTCAGCCCATATGCCTGGACAACGGACAAACTTTCACTCTGGGCTCAACGTGTTGGGCTGCAGGCTGGAGCTCTGGGCGAGGAGGGG TGGAAGAGGTTCTTCAAGAGTTCCAGACAACTGTGGTCGACTGTGGGAACACATCAACAAGTAACAGCATTTGTACAGGATTTATTTCTCTGGATGAG GGCGACTCTGGTGGTCCGATGATATGTAAAGTGGGCAGTGCCTGGTTCCAGGCAGCAGTGTTAACAACTAGCAGCAGCAACTCCACCAGTCAGACACGAGGAAGTGATGTGTCAGTTTTCGTCAAACTGTCCGTTTATGACAAATTCCTGTTGGGTGTATTAGGTACATTTTTGTCTCCAACCTCCTCAGGCGACACCACCACAGCTGCCAATACAGGAGAAATTCCTGCTCACCCCtatttcttcttcctccatctcCTTGCCTCCATCATATGTCTCCATTTCCTTTTATAG